The proteins below are encoded in one region of Sideroxydans lithotrophicus ES-1:
- a CDS encoding BtrH N-terminal domain-containing protein, with protein sequence MNIVNEKFRHRHAAHCESGVAASMLTHHGVPISEAMAFGLSAAMAFAYLPFVKFAGFPLIAYRMPPRHILKGMVKPFKMRFHFETFRDPATGTRRLDELLAQDRVVGVQTSAFWLPYFPEDMRFHFNAHNLIVYGKEGDDYLISDPVAEDPQRCASDALQRARFATGLMAPKGLLYYPESIGQTTVTAEAVIRAIRKTVRTMLGPVPIVGVRGIRMLANRVAKLDPGEKLSLNYAGHIVRMQEEIGTGGAGFRFLYAAFLQEAAQVTGIAELAVLSERMNEIGDGWREFALKAARMIKGREPFEPKRLAEMLHGQAEQEKEFFQALKRAIA encoded by the coding sequence CGATGCTGACCCATCATGGCGTGCCGATCTCCGAAGCGATGGCGTTCGGCCTGTCGGCAGCGATGGCGTTCGCCTACCTGCCGTTCGTGAAGTTCGCCGGTTTCCCGCTGATCGCCTACCGCATGCCGCCCAGACACATCCTCAAGGGCATGGTCAAACCGTTCAAGATGCGCTTCCACTTCGAGACGTTCCGCGATCCGGCAACGGGCACGCGGCGACTGGATGAGTTGTTGGCACAAGACAGAGTGGTCGGCGTGCAGACCTCGGCCTTCTGGCTGCCGTATTTCCCCGAGGACATGCGCTTCCATTTCAACGCACATAACCTGATCGTATATGGCAAGGAAGGGGACGACTACCTGATCAGCGATCCGGTCGCCGAGGATCCGCAGCGCTGCGCAAGCGATGCCTTGCAGCGTGCACGTTTCGCCACCGGATTGATGGCACCCAAGGGGTTGTTGTATTACCCGGAATCCATCGGCCAGACCACGGTGACGGCGGAGGCCGTCATTCGCGCGATCAGGAAGACCGTGCGCACCATGCTGGGCCCCGTCCCGATCGTCGGGGTGCGCGGCATCCGCATGCTGGCCAACAGGGTGGCGAAGCTCGACCCCGGGGAGAAACTCAGCCTCAACTATGCGGGCCACATCGTGCGCATGCAGGAGGAGATCGGCACCGGCGGGGCGGGATTTCGATTCCTCTATGCCGCGTTCCTGCAGGAAGCGGCACAGGTCACGGGTATCGCAGAGTTGGCGGTGCTGTCGGAACGCATGAACGAGATCGGCGACGGCTGGCGCGAATTCGCCCTGAAGGCGGCGCGCATGATCAAAGGACGTGAACCGTTCGAGCCGAAGCGACTGGCCGAGATGCTGCATGGCCAGGCCGAGCAGGAGAAGGAATTCTTTCAGGCGTTGAAGCGGGCGATTGCCTGA
- a CDS encoding class I SAM-dependent methyltransferase produces the protein MTTRSSNPSDEIVHAPHPPLTEYYDSEEDRRNWVGEQFNKTASDYDRMERILGLGTGSIYRRTILGRAGLKPGMHVLDVGMGTGLVAKQAVRILGDASKVTGLDPSAGMIRNAKLPAGVTVVEGRAELIPLPDARYDFLSMGYSLRHVSDLSVAFAEFHRVLKPGGKVCILEITPPQGKIATALLKGYCKYAVPTLAKLIASNRDTALLWRYYWDTIEACAAPENVLRTLESAGFVNVRRTVDLGIFSTYLADKPL, from the coding sequence AATATTATGATAGCGAGGAAGACCGTCGTAACTGGGTCGGCGAGCAGTTCAACAAGACCGCATCCGATTATGACCGCATGGAGCGGATCCTTGGTCTGGGCACAGGCTCGATCTATCGCCGCACGATACTTGGTCGCGCCGGACTGAAGCCGGGCATGCACGTGCTGGACGTCGGCATGGGCACCGGCCTGGTAGCCAAGCAGGCCGTCCGGATCCTGGGCGATGCGAGCAAGGTCACCGGCCTCGATCCCAGCGCGGGCATGATCCGCAATGCCAAGCTGCCAGCCGGCGTCACCGTGGTCGAAGGCCGCGCCGAGCTGATCCCGCTACCGGATGCCCGATACGATTTCCTGAGCATGGGTTACTCCCTGCGCCATGTGTCGGATCTGTCGGTCGCATTCGCCGAATTCCATCGGGTGCTCAAACCGGGCGGCAAGGTGTGCATCCTGGAGATCACGCCTCCCCAAGGCAAGATCGCCACTGCGCTACTCAAGGGGTATTGCAAATACGCAGTGCCCACGCTGGCAAAACTCATCGCCAGCAACAGGGACACTGCGCTGTTGTGGCGCTACTACTGGGATACCATCGAAGCCTGTGCCGCACCCGAGAACGTCCTGCGCACGCTGGAAAGCGCAGGTTTCGTCAACGTGCGCCGCACTGTTGATCTCGGGATCTTCTCGACTTACCTGGCGGACAAACCGCTGTAA